In the genome of Rhizobium etli 8C-3, one region contains:
- a CDS encoding LysR family transcriptional regulator, whose amino-acid sequence MRGSLAELEAVVAVAARGGFRAAARDLGISSSALSQQIGALETRIGVRLFNRSTRSVVLSAAGERFVSEITPALAAIRSAIAHADEHRVEPTGTLRLNSSIGATRMILAPVVIEYMRRYPQVAVEIVTEDALVDINAQGFDAGIRIRETVPPDMVVVPISDSIRPAIVCAPEYLKNYGEPEVPADLQAHQCIRARMANGALYSWEFERRGQTFSITVHGKLTLDDSDLILRAAREGVGLAYLNEWQVSEDLANGRLQKVLEDWTAPYPGLCLYYPGRRHIPAKLRSFVELIREVRRE is encoded by the coding sequence ATGCGCGGATCACTTGCGGAGCTTGAGGCGGTGGTCGCGGTTGCCGCACGCGGCGGCTTTCGCGCAGCCGCCCGCGACCTGGGTATCTCCTCCTCCGCACTAAGCCAGCAGATCGGCGCGTTGGAGACCCGCATCGGTGTGCGGCTCTTCAATCGGTCCACCCGCAGCGTAGTGCTGTCAGCAGCTGGCGAGCGGTTCGTTTCGGAGATTACACCGGCGCTGGCTGCGATCCGGAGTGCCATTGCCCATGCCGACGAGCATCGAGTTGAGCCGACGGGTACGCTACGCTTAAACAGCTCGATCGGCGCTACCAGAATGATCCTTGCCCCCGTCGTGATCGAGTACATGCGCCGCTATCCGCAAGTGGCGGTGGAGATTGTAACGGAGGATGCGCTTGTTGATATCAACGCGCAGGGCTTTGATGCTGGAATCCGGATCCGTGAGACCGTGCCGCCGGATATGGTGGTTGTACCGATCAGCGACAGCATCCGCCCTGCGATTGTCTGCGCACCGGAATACTTGAAGAACTACGGAGAACCGGAAGTCCCCGCCGATCTTCAGGCTCATCAGTGCATCCGGGCTCGCATGGCCAATGGCGCCTTATATAGCTGGGAATTCGAGCGCAGGGGGCAGACCTTCAGCATAACCGTCCACGGCAAGCTGACGCTCGACGACAGCGACCTGATACTTCGCGCCGCGAGAGAAGGGGTGGGACTGGCCTATCTGAACGAGTGGCAGGTTTCTGAAGACCTTGCGAATGGTCGCCTTCAGAAAGTCCTCGAAGATTGGACGGCTCCCTATCCAGGCCTTTGCCTCTACTATCCGGGCCGCCGTCACATACCCGCGAAGCTACGCAGTTTCGTCGAACTCATCAGAGAGGTCAGACGGGAGTAG